In Hypomesus transpacificus isolate Combined female chromosome 25, fHypTra1, whole genome shotgun sequence, one DNA window encodes the following:
- the rgs12a gene encoding regulator of G-protein signaling 12: MKMLAQPAGARRRLELNSLNELRGVDVVRGRTGYGFTISGRGPCLLSGILEGSPADEVGLKQGDRIMSVNGTDVSKASHEAVVQLIGTCKGPLHLVVLVRPQLESIGSDEDFSRTDTKGLSPKRSVIRTVSDNSGNSPCKSVHGTPAKQRPVSEPDMSHWAQTWNSTPLPHREEETPGGGNTDCVFTDPDDADADWSILNMLVVVGYLGSTELALNMTDSEDTCLQVIRGRIRQLGTEQDTHKLVLMKIMFDCIRLCDDAGAVLAAFPAENLILGSVCAEDRRFFCLVTTANITNGHILESGPVKASCHVFFIDPDLAHHGLHLGVAGRFGFDCTPDPDVLGCLEFPQTPQSILHFVSVLYSDMGAAVEKLRARLDQEAHQQTQNDGRGSKKGSGSSNGDSGIGNASPPEERADRDFPVAPRNDPGGHLPSCPWDYLSGEEPSRPMQNGHHRNPESSLHSLSESLPGPDSLTSLYGGPPPRLEFQFKPPPPPLPLGKKQNFLVGPLRSSQKWFSVKQRWPKGRNGDPEVQAVSTQSWSGCSSNTGVLPPPMYQIPAGRYQSAEAMAIMMLPPRQVPQRGEWTQKVFNGEQQSGKYRKDGNMRSSRFWGIGVGRASARRSFGNKRMSLARSLDDLESAASSDGDYGGSVQLQGCCSQSSLNSNGSLPGAGAHRRLSERRVASWAACFERLLQDPLGVRYFSEFLKKEFSEENILFWQACEYFSHVPATDKKQLSQRAGEIYNSFLSSKATTPVNIDSQAQLADDVLTSPRPDMFMTQQLQIFNLMKFDSYSRFLKSSLYQECMLAEVEGRSLPDPYQIPCSPAPSKHSASSDRSNLSTPKKDGRKHRSGRSLTEDSKDESADKKRGIFFSWSRNRSFGKGPKKKDIGEINLDFWGSNGRRESQGSLSSGASMELATSLSAGKIEADNRHSLASWDRVRECPARHCSVALSDGSCSSVALRPGASIREVLQDLCHSLHINMAAVDLFLVGGEKPLVLDQDCMTLSSRELRLERRTLFRLDLVPINRSVGLKAKPTKPVTEVLRPVVAKYGLHLSDLVATISGETQPLDLGAPISSLDGLRVVLDKVETASGKDKSKTGSSKSHAPTLASRSQSATGDERSSGKDLSLRASGPDASLPVEKRKQKKINIDEAEEFFELLSRAQSCRANDQRGLLSKEDLVLPDFLRLAPPSSAAADLACSTPTALKQPQGPGRENGLGGATRGPLHSNLRSESLDSSLSSGSNGHSGGRRALLPLPRHHHGPFGGGLSPIPRPSEPRAGLLLRTLEEDTHADLTLVGEGDISSPNSTLLPPSPAPPPSLEVSLAEANFTPPSPCSHSQAGCCDGKSPSEGGTDECTPKRGPQEAYKRPPSLGALPSQTATEVMDVEGVRLEEGAKERTVRAQGEDSELSLSFQGYAAELRQCQSKMKNSQLPHSVRNQPEDKDSQADIYKATIV; encoded by the exons AGCCCCGCAGACGAGGTGGGACTCAAGCAGGGGGATCGCATCATGAGTGTCAACGGAACCGACGTATCGAAGGCGTCCCACGAGGCTGTAGTGCAGCTGATTGGCACCTGTAAAGGTCCCCTGCACTTGGTTGTGCTTGTCAGGCCTCAGTTGGAGTCCATTGGCAGTGATGAGGACTTTAGCCGTACAGACACAAAAGGGCTTTCCCCGAAGAGGTCGGTTATTCGCACCGTTTCCGACAACTCCGGTAATTCCCCCTGTAAATCAGTACATGGGACCCCAGCCAAACAGAGGCCTGTGTCAGAGCCTGACATGTCCCACTGGGCGCAAACCTGGAACTCCACGCCGCTACCTCATCGCGAGGAGGAGACACCTGGAGGCGGGAATACCGACTGCGTTTTCACTGACCCAGATGATGCCGACGCAGACTGGAGTATTTTAAACATGCTCGTGGTGGTGGGTTATTTGGGCTCGACTGAACTGGCCCTGAACATGACCGACTCCGAGGACACCTGCCTCCAGGTCATCCGGGGACGGATACGACAGTTGGGGACAGAACAGGACACCCACAAGCTGGTTTTGATGAAGATTATGTTTGACTGCATTCGCCTCTGCGACGACGCCGGAGCCGTGCTGGCTGCCTTTCCGGCTGAGAACCTCATCTTGGGGTCGGTGTGTGCCGAAGACAGGCGCTTCTTCTGCCTGGTCACCACGGCCAACATCACCAACGGCCATATCCTGGAGAGCGGTCCTGTGAAGGCGTCATGTCATGTCTTTTTTATCGACCCCGACTTAGCCCACCATGGTTTACATCTGGGTGTTGCCGGCCGGTTTGGCTTTGACTGCACACCAGACCCAGACGTCCTTGGTTGCCTGGAGTTTCCCCAAACCCCTCAATCCATCCTCCATTTTGTGTCGGTCCTGTACAGCGACATGGGGGCAGCTGTGGAGAAGCTTAGGGCCAGACTAGACCAGGAAGCTCACCAGCAGACCCAGAATGATGGCCGTGGCAGCAAGAAGGGCAGCGGCAGCAGCAATGGAGACAGCGGGATCGGCAACGCCTCCCCCCCTGAGGAGAGAGCGGACAGGGATTTCCCCGTTGCCCCCAGAAACGACCCCGGGGGTCATCTCCCCAGCTGTCCCTGGGATTACCTTTCTGGCGAAGAGCCTTCCAGACCCATGCAAAATGGCCATCACCGTAATCCAGAAAGTAGCTTACATTCTCTTTCGGAATCTCTACCGGGCCCTGATTCCCTGACCAGTCTGTATGGAGGTCCCCCACCCAGGCTTGAGTTCCAGTTCaagcccccacctcctccactgccTCTGGGTAAAAAGCAGAACTTCCTCGTAGGCCCACTCCGAAGTAGCCAAAAATGGTTCTCCGTCAAGCAGAGGTGGCCGAAGGGGCGTAATGGAGACCCAGAAGTTCAGGCTGTCTCTACCCAGAGCTGGTCAGGCTGTAGCAGCAACACTGGTGTGCTGCCACCCCCCATGTACCAAATACCTGCAGGCAGGTACCAGTCAGCTGAGGCCATGGCCATCATGATGTTGCCCCCAAGACAGGTCCCTCAGAGGGGGGAGTGGACCCAAAAAGTCTTTAATGGAGAACAGCAGAGTGGAAAATACCGGAAGGATGGGAATATGAGG AGCTCCAGATTTTGGGGCATTGGGGTCGGCCGTGCTTCTGCCCGACGGTCCTTTGGGAACAAGCGGATGAGCCTGGCACGATCGTTGGATGACCTCGAA TCTGCCGCTTCCTCCGATGGTG ACTACGGTGGCAGTGTGCAGCTGCAGGGGTGCTGCAGTCAGAGCAGCCTGAACAGTAACGGGAGTCTGCCGGGCGCGGGCGCCCACCGCAGGCTGTCGGAGCGCCGTGTGGCCAGTTGGGCGGCCTGCTTTGAACGCCTGCTCCAGGACCCCCTGGGGGTGCGGTACTTCTCG GAATTCCTCAAGAAGGAATTCAGTGAGGAGAATATCTTGTTCTGGCAGGCCTGCGAATACTTCAGTCATGTACCTGCGACAGACAAAAAGCAG ctctctcaaaGGGCGGGCGAGATCTACAACAGCTTCCTGTCCAGCAAGGCCACGACGCCAGTCAACATCGACAGTCAGGCCCAGCTGGCGGATGACGTCCTCACCTCCCCGCGGCCAGACATGTTCATGACTCAGCAGCTCCAG atcTTTAACCTGATGAAGTTCGACAGCTACTCCAGGTTCCTCAAGTCCTCGCTGTACCAGGAGTGTATGCTGGCTGAGGTGGAGGGCCGCTCGCTGCCCGACCCTTACCAGATCCCCTgcagccccgccccctctaaGCACAGCGCCAGCTCCGATCGATCAAACCTCTCCACGCCTAAAAAG GACGGCAGGAAGCACCGGTCAGGAAGGTCTCTGACGGAGGACTCCAAAGACGAGAGCGCCGATAAGAAACGAGGCATCTTCTTCTCCTGGTCCAGGAACAGGAGCTTTGGGAAGGGACCCAAGAAGAAGGACATTGGGGAAATCAATCTAG ACTTCTGGGGTAGCAACGGCAGGAGGGAGTCACAGGGATCCCTTTCGTCAGGAGCCAGCATGGAGCTGGCCACCTCCCTCTCAGCGGGCAAGATCGAG GCTGACAACCGGCACTCGCTGGCGTCGTGGGACCGGGTCAGGGAGTGCCCGGCCAGGCACTGCAGCGTGGCCCTGTCGGACGGCTCCTGCTCCTCGGTGGCCCTGCGGCCCGGGGCCTCCATCAGGGAGGTGCTCCAGGACCTCTGCCACAGCCTGCACATCAACATGGCCGCCGTCGACCTCTTCCtggtgggaggggagaag CCCCTGGTGTTGGATCAGGACTGCATGACACTCAGCTCCCGAGAACTCAGACTGGAGAGACGCACCCTGTTTAG ATTGGATCTGGTTCCTATTAATCGCTCCGTGGGCCTGAAAGCCAAACCTACCAAACCGGTCACCGAGGTCCTGCGCCCTGTCGTGGCAAAATACGGCCTGCACCTCAGCGATCTGGTCGCCACAATA AGTGGAGAAACACAGCCGCTCGACCTCGGGGCTCCAATCTCCAGCCTGGACGGCCTGCGAGTGGTGCTGGACAAGGTCGAGACAGCCTCAGGCAAAG ACAAGTCAAAGACGGGCTCCTCGAAAAGCCATGCACCAACCCTGGCCAGTAGGAGTCAATCAGCAACA GGAGATGAGAGGTCGTCAGGAAAGGACTTGTCTCTGAGAGCAAGTGGACCCGACGCGTCCCTCCCTGTGGAAAAGAGAAAGCAGAAAAAGATTAATATAGACGAAGCGGAAG AATTCTTTGAGCTGCTGAGCCGCGCGCAGAGTTGCCGAGCCAACGACCAGAGAGGCCTCCTGTCCAAAGAGGACCTTGTTTTACCCGACTTCCTCCGcctggcccctccctcctccgccgCCGCCGACCTGGCCTGCTCCACCCCCACAGCCCTCAAACAGCCCCAGGGGCCGGGCAGGGAGAACGGGCTAGGCGGGGCCACCCGGGGCCCCCTCCACTCCAACCTCCGCTCCGAGAGCCTGGACTCCTCCCTCAGCTCGGGAAGCAACGGACACTCAGGGGGGCGCCGGGCGCTGTTGCCCCTGCCCCGACACCACCACGGCCCCTTCGGCGGCGGCCTGTCGCCCATCCCCCGGCCCTCGGAGCCCCGGGCGGGGCTGCTGCTCCGGACCCTGGAGGAGGACACCCATGCTGACCTGAccctggtgggggagggggacatcAGCAGCCCCAACAGCACCCTGCTGCCCCCGTCGCCGgcgcctccaccctccctcgaGGTCAGCTTGGCCGAGGCCAACTTCACCCCCCCGTCGCCCTGCTCGCACTCGCAGGCAGGATGTTGCGATGGAAAGTCCCCCTCAG AGGGAGGAACAGATGAATGCACTCCCAAAAGAGGCCCACAAGAGGCCTACAAGAGGCCCCCGTCCTTGGGAGCCCTGCCTTCGCAGACAGCCACCGAGGTGATGGACGTGGAGGGAGTTCgtctggaggagggggcgaAAGAGAGGACTGTTCGAGCCCAGGGAGAGGACTCAGAGCTCAGCCTCAGCTTTCAGGGCTATGCCGCCGAGCTCCGGCAGTGCCAGAGCAAGATGAAGAACTCCCAGTTGCCCCACAGCGTCCGAAATCAACCCGAGGACAAGGACTCCCAGGCGGACATTTACAAAGCGACCATCGTCTGA